CTAAAAGTAAAAGCGACACCATTTGATAGAGAAATATCTGCCGATAACGATTATGTCGTCTTGGAGGATGATTATGCTATTTGGAGTAACTCTTGGGATGCTGCTGGTAAACCTATTACTTGGGACATGATTCATTATGATGTGCAACTAATTGGTGGTTCGGTATTACATCAAGGTAAAATTGCTGAAATGATGACGGGTGAAGGTAAAACATTAGTTGCCACTTTAGCCATATATCTAAACGCTCTTACTGGAAACGGAGTACATGTAGTTACAGTAAATGATTATTTAGCCAAACGTGATGCTGCATGGATGGGACCTTTATTTGAATTTCATGGTTTAAGTATTGATTGTATCGATTACCACAAACCTAATTCTGACGCCAGAAGAAAGGCCTATAACGCTGACATTACCTATGGTACAAATAATGAATTTGGTTTTGATTACTTGCGTGATAATATGGCACATGCACCAAAAGATTTAGTGCAACGCCCACATAACTTTGCCATTATAGATGAGGTAGATTCAGTTTTAATTGATGATGCTCGTACACCATTAATTATTTCAGGGGCTACACCTCAAGGTGATAGACATGAATTTAATGAGTTAAAACCAAAGGTTAATGATATTGTAAGCAAACAGCGAACTTTTTTAACGGGTGTATTAGCTGATGCTAAAAAAATGATTGCAGAAGGTAATGAAAAAGAAGGTGCTATTCATTTATTAAGAGTATTCAGAGGTTTACCAAAAAATAAAGCATTAATAAAATATTTAAGTCAAGAAGGTATTAAACAATTACTGCAAAAAACTGAAAATCATTTTATGCAGGATAACAATAAAGAGATGCCAAAAATTGATGAAGCACTTTATTTTGTTATTGATGAAAAAAATAATTCTATAGAGTTAACAGATAAAGGTATTGAGCAGTTATCAGGTACAAAAGATAAGGAAGATAATTTCTTTTTACTACCTGACCTTGGAATGGAAATAGCCCGAATTGAAAAGGAAAATGAAACTCCAGAAGATATTGCCAAAGCCAAGGAAGAATTGTTTAGAGATTTTAGTATAAAAAGTGAGCGTATCCATACGTTAAATCAACTTTTGAAGGCCTATACCCTATTTGAAAAAGATATAGAGTATGTAATCATGGACAACAAAATTAAAATTGTTGATGAGCAAACGGGTCGTGTTATGGACGGTCGTCGTTATTCTGACGGACTGCACCAAGCACTTGAAGCAAAAGAGAATGTTAAAATTGAGGATGCAACCCAAACGTATGCTACTGTTACGCTGCAAAATTATTTTAGAATGTACAACAAGCTTTCTGGGATGACAGGTACTGCTGTTACTGAAGCTGGTGAATTTTGGGAAATTTACAAATTAGATGTAGTTGAAATACCAACCAACGTGCCTTTAGTACGTAAAGATAAAGAGGATTTAATTTACAAAACTAAACGCGAAAAATACAACGCTGTCATTGAAGAAATAGTAAGATTGGTTGAAGAAAAAAGACCTGTATTAGTAGGTACAACCTCTGTTGAAATTTCTGAATTATTAGGTAGAATGTTAACCATTAGAAAAATACCTCATAATGTATTAAATGCAAAATTGCATAAGAAAGAAGCTGATATAGTTGCCGAAGCTGGTAATCCTGGTGTAGTAACTATTGCAACAAACATGGCTGGTCGTGGTACGGATATTAAATTATCTGCTGAAGTAAAAGCGTCAGGTGGTTTAGCCATTGTCGGTACAGAACGACATGATTCTCGTCGTGTAGATAGACAATTACGGGGTAGAGCTGGTCGTCAAGGTGATCCAGGATCTTCTCAATTTTATGTTTCTTTAGAGGATAATTTAATGCGATTATTTGGTTCGGAACGTGTTGCCAAAATGATGGACAGAATGGGATTAAAAGAAGGCGAAATGATTCAACATTCTATGATTTCAAAATCTATTGAACGAGCTCAGAAAAAAGTAGAAGAAAACAACTTTGGTATTAGAAAAAGATTGTTAGAATATGATGATATTATGAACTCTCAACGTGAAGTGGTTTATAAACGTCGTCGTCATGCATTGTATGGAGAACGTTTACAGGTTGATATCGTAAATATGGTTTATGATACCTGTGAAGCTATTGTAATTGATAACAAAGCGTCTAATGATTATTCTAATTTTGAATTTGAACTAATTCGTTTTTCTTCAAGCTCTTCACCGTTTACAAAAGAAGAATTTGAAACGAAACCAGAGCAAGATTTGATTGACGAACTGTTTAGAATTATTTATAAACACTATCAAAACAAAGTTGAGCGTAATGCTGAAGCGGTATTCCCTGTAATTAAAGATGTTTACGAAAAACAAGGCAATCAATATGAACGTATAGCAGTTCCTTTTACGGATGGTGTTAAAACTCTAAATGTAGTTACTAATCTTAAAGATGCTTATGAATCTAAAGGAAAAGGATTAGTATCTGATTTTGAAAAAAATATTTCACTTGCCATTATTGATGAAACATGGAAAGATCATTTACGTCAAATGGATGAGCTAAAACAATCAGTTCAGAATGCAACTTACGAACAAAAAGATCCACTTTTAGTGTATAAATTTGAGGCGTTTGAATTGTTTAAAAAAATGTTGACTAAGGTAAATAAAGAAGTATTGTCTTTCCTATTTAAAGGAGAATTACCAAATCAAAATGCTCAAGAAATTTCTCAAGCTAAAGAGCAAAAACGAGAAAAAGTACAAGTGAGCAAGGCAGATTACAACAGTCCTACTCAAGACACAAGTACCAATCAAACACAAGAACAACATGTTACCGAAACTATTGTACGTCAAGAACGTAAAATAGGAAGAAATGAACGTGTTACTATTAAACATGTGATAAATGGTGAAAGTAAAGAAGTTAAATTTAAGCAAGCTATTCCTTTAATTGAAAAAGGAGAATGGGTATTGGTTGAATAGAGAATAGAGAATAGAGAAAAAAAATAAAAACATTAAATAGTATTATATGAAATGTCCAATTGATGGTTCTGAATTAGAAAAAAGAATGCATGAAAATACTGTAGAAGTAGATGCGTGTAACAAATGTGGAGGTGTTTGGCTTGATGCTAATGAATTAGAAAAAATTCAGGACGTTAAAATAAATGATTATAAGGAAGAATTAGCTCGCATACCTGATTATGTAGGTAAATCTATATTAATGGCAAAATCTAAAGATCAGCCTTTACTAAACTGTCCAAAATGTGATAGAGAAATGGAACGTAGAGAATACGGCTATTGCTCTCAGATCTATATAGATTCTTGTGTTAATGGTCACGGTGTTTGGCTTGATAAAAGTGAACTAAAAGATTTAGAAGTCTTTTATGAAAGATCTAGAATCGAGGCTCCTGAAATACGAATGGGCTTTTTCAGCAGTCTTTTAGATTTTTTTAAATAGACCTATTTCTTCTTCTTAAAAACGAAATCCAATGTTCTTTGACGTTGGATTTTTTTTGTTTTACTTTCAACTAACTTTTCAATAATATATACTTCTTTTGCGTTTTTAATTTTATACTATATGGCTATATCTTCAATACAATGCCTTGATTATTAACACTTAATAATTTCAACTATACTTGATTTTTTTTAACAACAATATCAATTAGCCATATAATACTTCTTCAAAAATATCGGCTTAAAAAAACAATTGACTAATTATTCAGCATAAATTAATATATTAGCGATATATATAATTTTTCCCCTTTTTTTATTCTATGAAATGTACCCGTTTTATCTTCCACTTATTTATTCTTTTTTTTACTAGTAGCACTACTGTTATTCTCGCACAACAGAAGCTTGTCGAAAAAAAATACTACACTTGGTTTGACCAAAATATAAGTCAAGATAATACCGATTTATTCAACGGTGAGATTTATAAAAAAACGTATCGAACTGAGCATAGAAATCATAATTTTTTTTTAAACAGTGATTATGCCTTAGGCGTTGTGATGTTCAATAATCAAAAATACTATGATATTCCTTTAAAGTATGATATTTACGAAGATGAGTTAATTGCTAACCTGAAAAATTCGGCTACGGGTGAGAGTATCGTTCAACTCAACAAAGCATTCGTTCAAGAATTTACTCTTTATAACAAAGATTTTGTGTTTTTGAATGTTGCCAATGAATCCATTGTAATGGATGGATTTTATGAAATTTCGTATAAAGGAAATAATATAAAATTATATACAAAGCACCGAAAATTAGAAAGGAGCTATATAAGTAAAGGTACCCAATATAATAAGTTTTTCGAAAAAGATGAAAATTTTATCTTATTTGAACATAATTACTATGAAATAAATCATAAAAAAGATTTACAAAAAATTTTTCCAACTTTAAAAAAGGAAATAAACACCATTTACAAAAGTAGTAATAGAAGTTTAAAAAATTCTGATTACAATGCTTTTATCAAAAGAGTAATACAACAAATACATCAACATATTGAATAACGATTAATGAAAAAAATAATACTAATTGTATTCATTTTAAGCATTCATACTACTATTGCTCAAAAATCTACTGAGAAAATTACGATCAGTTATGGTAATAACAGCATCATAGATGTTTTAAAAAAAATTGAGAAAAAAACAAGCTACCGTTTTTATTTTATTGAAAATTGGTTTAATGATAATTATAGGATTTCGGGACAATATGATAGTGCTAAACTTAGTGTTGTTTTAAAAGATATTTTTGAACAAACATCTATAAACTATTATATTACATCTGATAATAAAGTGATTTTAACTCAAAACAATATTATTCATGACTTCTTTCCAAAAATCGGTTTGAGTGAAAATGGCGATGAAAATAAAGCAATCGAAGGTAAAAAACCAGTATTTATTGCACGAGGTAATACACCTAGACGAAAAGGTATTGAAACCATTAGAATCGGCAAAGAAACGATATATTCAAGCCTTAAAGAATTTACACTTAAAGGTAGGGTTATTCATACTGAAACAAAAGAACCTATTCCTAATCTCGTAATAAGTGTTCCTGATAAAAATATAAATTCCGTAACAGATTTTGACGGAAATTATACAATTAACTTACCCCTTGGAACTAATTATTTAGAGCTAAAATCATTAGGGATGTTAGATCTTAAAGTAAAAGCAATTATATATAACGATGGTTTTTATAATTTTAGGATGGAAGATAATCTGGAAATGTTGGATGAAATTATTATTGATGCGGATAAAGATAAAAACGTAAATGAATCTATTGCAGGTATTACCAAAATTCAAATTAAAGATGTAAAAACAATTCCACTCGTTCTTGGTGAAAGAGATATTTTAAAAGTAGCTACAACGTTACCAGGAATTTCAACTGCAGGTGAAGCTGCTGCCGGCTATAATGTTAGAGGAGGGAAAACAGATCAAAACCTAATGCTTTTAGACAACGCAGTCATTTATAACCCCACTCATTTTTTTGGTATATTTTCCGCTTTAAACCCTTTTACAACAGGAGATTTAGAAATCTACAAAGGGAATATTCCTGCTGAATTTGGAGGAAGATTATCATCCGTTTTTGATATTACAACAAAAAAAGGAAATAACAACGAGTTCAAAGGTGAAGGTTCCATAGGTCCAGTTACTGGTAATTTAACATTTGAAATACCCATTATAAAAGAAAAATCATCCTTAATTGTCGGTGCAAGAGCAACTTATTCTGATTGGTTATTAAATGCAACTAATGAAGAGAAATTAGAAAATAGTAAAGCCTCTTTTTATGATGCTATTATAAAATACACACATGAATTTAATGAAAACAATAGCCTGTTAGCCACTGCCTATTTCAGTAATGATAAATATAGTATTGCCTCAGATTCTCTTTATGGCTATAGTAATACTTTGTTATCACTAAATTGGAATCATAGATTTAATGAAAAAAATAAAGGAAGTCTTATTTTAGCTCATAGTAGTTATGATTTTAATATTGATTATGATAATAAAAATGGAAATAGTAATTTTAATTTTGCCTATGATGTCAATGAAACGGAACTTAAATTATTAATGTCCTATGTACCTAATAATAAGCACTCCATTGATTATGGTATTTCAGGAAAGTTTTACAGTAACAGTCCTGGTAAAAAAACACCCAAAGGAAACAATTCCATTGTCAATACACTAACTATTAATAAAGAACAAGCTTTAGAATCGGCTCTCTTTATTACTGATGATTTTTCTATTAGTGAAAATCTAGCAATAAATGCAGGTCTAAGATACTCCTATTATGCTTTTTTGGGTAATACAGACCAAATTGTATACGCTCAAAATTCACCTAGAAATGAAGAAACCGCTATTGATACGCTAAATTTTGGAAAAAATGAAGTTGTCAAAAACTACGGAGGTCCAGAACTCAGACTTTCAGCAAGGTATTCTGTGAGTCCAAGCTTATCAATAAAAGCAAGTTATAATAATAATTTTCAATTTATTCACACTTTATCTAATAACACAACGGCTTCTCCTTCTGACACCTGGAAACTTTCTGATTATAATATTAAACCCCAAAGAGCACAACAAGTTTCTTTAGGTTTATATAAAAATATTGATGGAAACACCTATGAATTAAGTATTGAATCTTATTATAAAAAACTAAAAAACACATTGGATTATAAAGTTGGAGCTGAACTATTATTTAATAACACTATTGAAACCGAAATTTTACAAGGTGATGGCAAAGCCTATGGATTGGAGTTTTTAGTTAAAAAAAATAAAGGAAGATTAAATGGATGGATAGGTTATACCTATTCTAAGTCGTTAGTAAAATTAGATAGTAAATTCAGTGAGAATCGTGTAAATAACGGTAAATACTTTAATTCTAATTATGATAAACCTCACGATTTAAGTATTGTTGCAAATTATAAATTAACTAAACGTTATAGCTTTTCTGCTAACTTTTTATTTCAAACAGGAAGACCTGTTACTTATCCAATAGGTAAATATGAATTTGAAGGTGAGCAATATGTCTTTTACAGTGAGCGAAATAAATTTAGGATTCCAAACTATTACCGATTAGATTTAGGAATTAATATAGAAGGTAATCATAAAATTAAAAAATTTGCACATAGTTTTTGGAACATTTCTGTATATAATGTTTTAGGTAGAAACAATCCTCTTTCGGTATTTTTTGTTACTGAAGACGGTGGTATTAAAGCATATAAAAGTTCCGTTTTTTCTGTTCCAGTGCCCACCATAACTTATAATTTTAAATTTTAAACATGAAATTATATCCCATAAAAAAAAACAGACCACATCGTATCTTTTGGAGTCTAGTTGTCGTTCTACTTACAAATTCATGTATTGAACCTTTTGAGATTAAAACTCAAAGTTTTGAAAATGCAATTGTTGTGGAAGCTCTGATAACAAATGAATATAAAACACAGCAAATTAAACTTTCTAATTCTTTTAGTTTTGAAGATGAAGTTGTTCCTCCAGAAACAGATGCTAGTGTATATATTTCAGACGATAACGGCAATAGAATAGATTTTACTGAAACTTCAAAAAAAGGCACTTACGATTCCGAAATTCCTTTTGCTGCAGAATCAGGAAACACATACCAATTATTTATAACGACATCGGATAATAGGTCTTATCAATCAAAGGCGATAGAGATGTCAAATACTACACAAATTGAAAATGTATATGCCGAACGCAGTAGTAAATTGAAAGAAGATGGCGTTTCCATTTTTATAGATAGTCATGACGATGCCGGTAACTCAAAATATTACAGATATGAATTTGAAGAAACCTACAAAATAGTTGCTCCTGATTGGGTTTCAGAAGATTTAGTTATAGTTCCAATTATTGTAGAAGGCGAGGATGGCATCATTGATACGATACAGACTTTTGAATTTGAACTTAAAACAACAGAACAGCAAACTTGCTATAAAACAGATCTTTCTAAAGGGCTTATTCTTACCGAAACCACTGATTTATCAGAAGATCGTATAGAAAAGTTTGAAGTAAGGTTTATAAAAAGTATAAATCCAATAATATCTTACCGTTACAGCATACTTGTAAAGCAATTTGTATTATCAATTGATGCATATACTTATTATAAAACATTAAAAAAGATATCTTCCTCAGATAATGGTATTGTTCAAAATCAACCAGGTTTTCTTCAAGGGAATATAAGTTCAATAGATAATCCAGATGAAAAAGTTATAGGATTTTTTGAAGTTTCCACCGTTTCTGAAAAACGAATGTTTTTTAACTATCGAGATCTATTCGTGGATGAGGATTTACCACCATATTTTATTCCCCGTGAATATAGCACACCACTAAGGTTCGTTGTTCCATTCCAGCAAAATCAGATAAAATATGTAGGTCCAACGGATTACATTCCTAACCCCAATAACATACCTGATGATGACAATCCTGATCCAAATAGTGGTCCTTATAAATTTGTAACAGCTGCCTGTGGAGATTGTAGAATTTTAGGTAATAACGTAAAACCAGATTTTTGGTATGAATAAATATATTTACATACTATTATTTTCAATGTGCATTTGCTGCAATAAACTAAATGCTCAAAATTTTGGTAATAACACTGTTCCACAAGAAGATATTTTTTTGCATTTTAACACAAGTTTCTTCGTTACTGGAGAAAGTGTTTATTACAAATTATATTGTATAGATAAGGAGACGAAGAAATTAAGTGCAATTAGTAAAATAGCATATGTTGAGTTAATCGATAAAGATTTAAAATCTATTTTTAAACATAAAATAAGATTAGAGAATGGCGTTGGCTCCGGAGATTATTTTATCCCAACAAATATTGCATCAGGTAATTACAAGTTAATAGCATATACCCAATGGATGCGTAATTGGTCTAATAATTTCTTTGAAAATGACATTAGTATTGTCAATCCATTTCAAAAAAATCTAACTAATATTCTAACCAAAAATGACTCAACTTATAAATCAAACCACACTTTAATTGATCCATTAAAGACCATCCCTAAGGAAAACAGTACCAATAATAATTTAACGTTAACAGTTGAAAAAAACAATTACCATCTTAGAGAAAAAATTGAAATCTATGTTTTAAACGCCAATCCCATAATTAATTCAGGCAATTATTCCATTTCAGTAAATAAAATTGACTCTATTATTATTCCTAAAATGTATTCTGCCAATAATTATAAAAAATTATTTGAACATTCGGAATTAAAAACCAATACGTTTTTACCAGAATTAAGAGGTGAATTGATTAGTGGAAAAGTACTCAACGCGAACAATGAGCCTGTACAAAATAGTAAAGTGGCTATAGCTATTCCAGGTAAAAATTTTCTTTTAAAAATTGCTACAACAAATAGTGAAGGCTCTTTTTATACATATTTAAACCAATCCTATGAAAGTGATAATGCTACGTTTCAGGTACTAAATAATGAAAATCTTTATATCTCTATTGATAGGATAACCAATCTAGGTCCAAATAATTTACAATTTCCTGATTTTAGTATTAAGTCGGAAATGCGTAATACAATTCTTAATCGAAGTGTACAAAACCAAATTGAGAATTCTTATGCATCCATAAAACTAAATAAGGAAGATAGTATATTTCCAATTGCTCCTTTTTATCAATCAAAAATTACTAAGACTTATCTTCTAGATGACTATACGAGATTTTCATCTGTAAAAGAAACTGTTATAGAGATTATGCCTGAAGTATTCATTAAAAAACATAAGGATAACAGCACATTTCACATTATAATTTCAGAAGACAGATCAAATCTCGACATCTTACCAATGTTAATTATTGATGGTGTTCTAGTTCAAAACCACGAAGAATTACTAGCCTATAATCCCAATAAAATTAATAAAATACATCTCATTGGAAGTCAATATATTTATGGTAGTGAGATATATGAAGGTATAATTTCAGTTGAGACAAAAAATGGAGACTATACTACTTCGACCAGCGGTAATTATATTAAAAACGTAAATTTGTTTAAGCCATTAACAAAAAAACAATATTTTCAGCAACATTACGATGGTAATTTAAAATTTGACAGAATTCCAGATTATAGGAATATTCTATTTTGGGAACCTTATCTAACATTTCCTAAAAAAAATAATCAAATTTCCTTCTACGCATCTGACATTCCGGGATATTATTATATTAGACTAGAAGGATTCAATGAAGATGGCTCTCCTATTAGCTTACAAGAAATAATAAAAGTAAATTGAAATAATACTTATTTATTGATTTCAATTGTATTAAGAGTAGCTTTTCTATTAATTTTTTTTGTGTCAGTAAAAATAAAATTATCAATAAAATATACTTCTTTTGGCACTTCAAATTTCGTTAAATTTGGTAAGGTGGTAATTTGATCAATTACTTTTTTTTCTTTGTGCTCACTTTCAATGATTAAAATCAGCTTCTCTCCTAGTATATTATCTGGAACACCTGCCACAAAAAAACGTTGATGAATAATTTTGGATAATTTTTCCTCAATTTGCTCAGGTATTAACTTTATACCTCCAGAATTAATAACATTATCAGCACGCCCTAACCATTTAAAT
The nucleotide sequence above comes from Aureibaculum algae. Encoded proteins:
- a CDS encoding carboxypeptidase-like regulatory domain-containing protein encodes the protein MNKYIYILLFSMCICCNKLNAQNFGNNTVPQEDIFLHFNTSFFVTGESVYYKLYCIDKETKKLSAISKIAYVELIDKDLKSIFKHKIRLENGVGSGDYFIPTNIASGNYKLIAYTQWMRNWSNNFFENDISIVNPFQKNLTNILTKNDSTYKSNHTLIDPLKTIPKENSTNNNLTLTVEKNNYHLREKIEIYVLNANPIINSGNYSISVNKIDSIIIPKMYSANNYKKLFEHSELKTNTFLPELRGELISGKVLNANNEPVQNSKVAIAIPGKNFLLKIATTNSEGSFYTYLNQSYESDNATFQVLNNENLYISIDRITNLGPNNLQFPDFSIKSEMRNTILNRSVQNQIENSYASIKLNKEDSIFPIAPFYQSKITKTYLLDDYTRFSSVKETVIEIMPEVFIKKHKDNSTFHIIISEDRSNLDILPMLIIDGVLVQNHEELLAYNPNKINKIHLIGSQYIYGSEIYEGIISVETKNGDYTTSTSGNYIKNVNLFKPLTKKQYFQQHYDGNLKFDRIPDYRNILFWEPYLTFPKKNNQISFYASDIPGYYYIRLEGFNEDGSPISLQEIIKVN
- a CDS encoding TonB-dependent receptor, with amino-acid sequence MKKIILIVFILSIHTTIAQKSTEKITISYGNNSIIDVLKKIEKKTSYRFYFIENWFNDNYRISGQYDSAKLSVVLKDIFEQTSINYYITSDNKVILTQNNIIHDFFPKIGLSENGDENKAIEGKKPVFIARGNTPRRKGIETIRIGKETIYSSLKEFTLKGRVIHTETKEPIPNLVISVPDKNINSVTDFDGNYTINLPLGTNYLELKSLGMLDLKVKAIIYNDGFYNFRMEDNLEMLDEIIIDADKDKNVNESIAGITKIQIKDVKTIPLVLGERDILKVATTLPGISTAGEAAAGYNVRGGKTDQNLMLLDNAVIYNPTHFFGIFSALNPFTTGDLEIYKGNIPAEFGGRLSSVFDITTKKGNNNEFKGEGSIGPVTGNLTFEIPIIKEKSSLIVGARATYSDWLLNATNEEKLENSKASFYDAIIKYTHEFNENNSLLATAYFSNDKYSIASDSLYGYSNTLLSLNWNHRFNEKNKGSLILAHSSYDFNIDYDNKNGNSNFNFAYDVNETELKLLMSYVPNNKHSIDYGISGKFYSNSPGKKTPKGNNSIVNTLTINKEQALESALFITDDFSISENLAINAGLRYSYYAFLGNTDQIVYAQNSPRNEETAIDTLNFGKNEVVKNYGGPELRLSARYSVSPSLSIKASYNNNFQFIHTLSNNTTASPSDTWKLSDYNIKPQRAQQVSLGLYKNIDGNTYELSIESYYKKLKNTLDYKVGAELLFNNTIETEILQGDGKAYGLEFLVKKNKGRLNGWIGYTYSKSLVKLDSKFSENRVNNGKYFNSNYDKPHDLSIVANYKLTKRYSFSANFLFQTGRPVTYPIGKYEFEGEQYVFYSERNKFRIPNYYRLDLGINIEGNHKIKKFAHSFWNISVYNVLGRNNPLSVFFVTEDGGIKAYKSSVFSVPVPTITYNFKF
- the secA gene encoding preprotein translocase subunit SecA; its protein translation is MSILNSVLKVFVGDKKKKDLKELQPIVTNVRAFESQMEKLSIDEIRGKTLEFKQKIKEARKPFDDKIAELNIEIETANIDRKEEIYKQIDLLNEDAYQASEGVLLDVQAEAFAVIKETAKRLVNNTTLKVKATPFDREISADNDYVVLEDDYAIWSNSWDAAGKPITWDMIHYDVQLIGGSVLHQGKIAEMMTGEGKTLVATLAIYLNALTGNGVHVVTVNDYLAKRDAAWMGPLFEFHGLSIDCIDYHKPNSDARRKAYNADITYGTNNEFGFDYLRDNMAHAPKDLVQRPHNFAIIDEVDSVLIDDARTPLIISGATPQGDRHEFNELKPKVNDIVSKQRTFLTGVLADAKKMIAEGNEKEGAIHLLRVFRGLPKNKALIKYLSQEGIKQLLQKTENHFMQDNNKEMPKIDEALYFVIDEKNNSIELTDKGIEQLSGTKDKEDNFFLLPDLGMEIARIEKENETPEDIAKAKEELFRDFSIKSERIHTLNQLLKAYTLFEKDIEYVIMDNKIKIVDEQTGRVMDGRRYSDGLHQALEAKENVKIEDATQTYATVTLQNYFRMYNKLSGMTGTAVTEAGEFWEIYKLDVVEIPTNVPLVRKDKEDLIYKTKREKYNAVIEEIVRLVEEKRPVLVGTTSVEISELLGRMLTIRKIPHNVLNAKLHKKEADIVAEAGNPGVVTIATNMAGRGTDIKLSAEVKASGGLAIVGTERHDSRRVDRQLRGRAGRQGDPGSSQFYVSLEDNLMRLFGSERVAKMMDRMGLKEGEMIQHSMISKSIERAQKKVEENNFGIRKRLLEYDDIMNSQREVVYKRRRHALYGERLQVDIVNMVYDTCEAIVIDNKASNDYSNFEFELIRFSSSSSPFTKEEFETKPEQDLIDELFRIIYKHYQNKVERNAEAVFPVIKDVYEKQGNQYERIAVPFTDGVKTLNVVTNLKDAYESKGKGLVSDFEKNISLAIIDETWKDHLRQMDELKQSVQNATYEQKDPLLVYKFEAFELFKKMLTKVNKEVLSFLFKGELPNQNAQEISQAKEQKREKVQVSKADYNSPTQDTSTNQTQEQHVTETIVRQERKIGRNERVTIKHVINGESKEVKFKQAIPLIEKGEWVLVE
- a CDS encoding DUF4249 domain-containing protein; protein product: MKLYPIKKNRPHRIFWSLVVVLLTNSCIEPFEIKTQSFENAIVVEALITNEYKTQQIKLSNSFSFEDEVVPPETDASVYISDDNGNRIDFTETSKKGTYDSEIPFAAESGNTYQLFITTSDNRSYQSKAIEMSNTTQIENVYAERSSKLKEDGVSIFIDSHDDAGNSKYYRYEFEETYKIVAPDWVSEDLVIVPIIVEGEDGIIDTIQTFEFELKTTEQQTCYKTDLSKGLILTETTDLSEDRIEKFEVRFIKSINPIISYRYSILVKQFVLSIDAYTYYKTLKKISSSDNGIVQNQPGFLQGNISSIDNPDEKVIGFFEVSTVSEKRMFFNYRDLFVDEDLPPYFIPREYSTPLRFVVPFQQNQIKYVGPTDYIPNPNNIPDDDNPDPNSGPYKFVTAACGDCRILGNNVKPDFWYE
- a CDS encoding zf-TFIIB domain-containing protein, which codes for MKCPIDGSELEKRMHENTVEVDACNKCGGVWLDANELEKIQDVKINDYKEELARIPDYVGKSILMAKSKDQPLLNCPKCDREMERREYGYCSQIYIDSCVNGHGVWLDKSELKDLEVFYERSRIEAPEIRMGFFSSLLDFFK